The proteins below come from a single Danio aesculapii chromosome 25, fDanAes4.1, whole genome shotgun sequence genomic window:
- the LOC130219662 gene encoding inhibitory synaptic factor 1 produces the protein MFHGTALGPTEASRSPDRRAEIRRHIKMVMEQLEEVLVELKDVAKELREVVAQIDKLTSDIDLDSDDDLTLVCCSEDHSDLLQTKTSSDNHLLHNPLLDTLRYPNKSKKQELELYRRSCGDLPALNGPLKAPNSPKATWLFGSGGRLHYYDKTLYHALCCDDDDYDEGRGGRSSSRLSSTDSVFTASPPRFLTPRCDRKKHSSPDLQKRALRSCSTQTVSDKSTQTHFPYIPSQTKSCK, from the exons ATGTTTCACGGCACAGCACTAGGACCGACTGAAGCAAGCAGAAGCCCTGACCGGAGAGCGGAGATCCGCAGGCACATTAAGATGGTCATGGAACAGCTGGAGGAAGTTCTCGTTGAACTCAAGGATGTGGCGAAAGAGCTCCGGgag GTTGTGGCTCAAATTGACAAGTTAACATCTGACATCGACCTGGACTCAGATGACGACCTGACACTAGTGTGCTGCAGCGAGGACCACAGTGACCTCCTGCAAACCAAGACTTCATCCGACAACCATTTACTGCACAATCCTCTCTTAGATACACTCCGCTACCCAAACAAATCCAAGAAACAAGAGTTAGAGCTGTACCGCAGAAGCTGTGGAGATCTACCTGCCCTCAACGGACCCCTGAAGGCCCCAAACAGCCCTAAAGCCACCTGGCTCTTCGGATCTGGAGGACGCCTGCATTACTATGACAAGACTCTATATCACGCGCTGTGCTGCgacgatgatgattatgatgaaggCAGAGGGGGAAGGAGCTCTTCAAGGCTGTCTTCCACTGATTCGGTGTTTACAGCTTCTCCGCCGAGGTTTCTGACGCCCAGATGCGACCGTAAAAAACACTCCAGCCCGGACTTGCAGAAAAGAGCCCTTCGTAGCTGCAGCACGCAGACCGTTTCTGATAAAAGCACACAGACCCATTTCCCATACATTCCCAGCCAAACAAAGAGCTGCAAGTGA